One Pseudonocardia sediminis DNA window includes the following coding sequences:
- a CDS encoding DoxX family protein, producing the protein MRSLRSPLSDIALVIARVVLGVVLIAHGVQKLGRGVGPVAEGFAGMGIPLPGVAAVFTMAVELLGGVALIVGAFTPVAALLVVATMIGAGVFAHLGQGIFVDEGGWELVGVIAIGALALAASGAGRFSVDHVIATRRDGTTTDRTPVSAGSHRA; encoded by the coding sequence ATGCGCTCGCTTCGCTCCCCCCTGTCCGACATCGCCCTGGTGATCGCCCGCGTCGTGCTCGGCGTGGTGCTGATCGCGCACGGCGTGCAGAAGCTCGGACGCGGGGTGGGGCCGGTCGCCGAGGGCTTCGCCGGCATGGGCATCCCGCTGCCCGGTGTCGCGGCGGTGTTCACGATGGCCGTCGAGCTGCTCGGCGGGGTGGCGCTGATCGTCGGCGCGTTCACACCGGTCGCGGCGCTGCTGGTGGTCGCCACGATGATCGGTGCCGGGGTGTTCGCCCACCTCGGGCAGGGGATCTTCGTCGACGAGGGTGGCTGGGAGCTCGTCGGCGTCATCGCGATCGGCGCACTGGCGCTGGCGGCGTCGGGTGCCGGACGGTTCTCGGTGGACCACGTGATCGCCACCCGTCGCGACGGCACGACCACCGACCGCACCCCGGTGAGTGCGGGCAGCCACCGGGCCTGA
- the metE gene encoding 5-methyltetrahydropteroyltriglutamate--homocysteine S-methyltransferase, which yields MTSAPSTRARTDLGSTVIGYPRIGPDRELKRATEGYWAGTIDRDTLRGTAAGLRRDTWTGLRDAGLGSVPSNTFSYYDQMLDTALAVGAVPERFAGIAGSEDRLDLLFAMARGREGIPACEMTKWFDTNYHYLVPELGPRTRLAPTDRKAVEEFREAADAGVRTRPVLIGPLTFLLLAKPAEEAPEGFRPLDLVGPLVEVYVDLLAELAAAGAEWVQLDEPAFAADRTPEEIALLGKVYDRLSAAPSRPRLLVASYFGELGPALPVLARTAVDAIGLDLVAGAADLESVSGIPALLGKTVLAGVVDGRNVWRTDLDAALGKATVLQGAVGRVEISTSCSLLHVPYDVEAETGLTADVVDRLAFANQKVDEVVLLARALHEGPGAVRSELEAARAVRAGVAAASGRDADVRRRLVELGEDHYRRGDAGARAAAQRAALGLPEIPTTTIGSFPQTGAIRADRAAHRAGRLDDAAYTERMRAEIERVVALQEKIGLDVLVHGEPERNDMVQYFAENLDGFATTEHGWVQSYGSRCVRPPILHSDVSRPEPITVEWARYAQSLSDKPVKGMLTGPVTILAWSFVRDDQPLGDTARQVGLALRDEVTDLEAAGLAIIQVDEPALRELLPLHELDREDYLAWAVDAFRMVTGAVADATQIHTHLCYSEFGEVVGAIDGLDADVTTVEAARSRMEVLAELGPGVPRALGPGIYDVHSPEVPSEDELAGQLTAARQHIGADRLWANPDCGLKTRGEPEVVAALTNLVAAVHRVRATTA from the coding sequence GTGACCTCAGCACCATCCACCCGCGCCCGGACCGACCTGGGCAGCACCGTGATCGGATACCCCCGGATCGGACCGGACCGGGAGCTCAAGCGCGCCACCGAGGGCTACTGGGCCGGGACGATCGACCGCGACACCCTGCGCGGGACCGCCGCCGGGCTGCGCCGCGACACCTGGACGGGCCTGCGCGACGCGGGTCTGGGCTCGGTGCCGTCGAACACGTTCTCCTACTACGACCAGATGCTCGACACGGCGCTGGCCGTCGGTGCGGTCCCGGAGCGGTTCGCCGGCATCGCCGGGTCCGAGGACCGCCTCGACCTGCTGTTCGCGATGGCCCGCGGCCGGGAGGGGATCCCGGCGTGCGAGATGACCAAGTGGTTCGACACGAACTACCACTACCTGGTCCCCGAGCTGGGCCCGAGGACGCGGCTCGCCCCCACCGACCGCAAGGCGGTCGAGGAGTTCCGCGAGGCCGCGGACGCCGGTGTGCGGACCCGTCCGGTGCTGATCGGGCCGCTGACGTTCCTGCTGCTGGCCAAGCCCGCGGAGGAGGCCCCGGAGGGCTTCCGGCCGCTCGACCTGGTCGGGCCGCTGGTGGAGGTCTACGTCGACCTGCTCGCCGAGCTGGCCGCGGCCGGAGCGGAGTGGGTGCAGCTCGACGAGCCCGCGTTCGCCGCCGACCGGACGCCGGAGGAGATCGCGCTGCTGGGGAAGGTCTACGACCGGCTCTCCGCGGCACCGTCGCGCCCGCGGCTGCTCGTCGCGAGCTACTTCGGTGAGCTCGGCCCGGCCCTGCCGGTGCTGGCCCGCACCGCGGTGGACGCGATCGGTCTCGACCTGGTGGCCGGGGCCGCCGACCTGGAGTCGGTGTCCGGGATCCCCGCGCTGCTCGGCAAGACGGTGCTGGCCGGGGTCGTCGACGGGCGCAACGTCTGGCGCACCGACCTCGACGCCGCGCTCGGCAAGGCGACCGTGCTGCAGGGCGCGGTGGGCCGGGTGGAGATCAGCACCTCCTGCTCGCTGCTGCACGTCCCCTACGACGTCGAGGCCGAGACCGGGCTCACCGCGGACGTCGTCGACCGGCTCGCGTTCGCGAACCAGAAGGTCGACGAGGTCGTCCTGCTCGCCCGTGCCCTGCACGAGGGCCCGGGCGCGGTCCGCTCCGAGCTCGAGGCCGCCCGCGCCGTCCGGGCCGGTGTCGCTGCGGCGAGCGGCCGGGACGCCGACGTCCGGCGGCGTCTCGTCGAGCTCGGCGAGGACCACTACCGGCGCGGCGACGCCGGGGCCCGCGCCGCGGCCCAGCGGGCGGCCCTGGGACTGCCCGAGATCCCGACGACGACGATCGGCTCGTTCCCGCAGACCGGTGCGATCCGCGCCGACCGGGCGGCGCACCGGGCCGGGCGACTCGACGACGCCGCCTACACCGAGCGGATGCGCGCGGAGATCGAACGCGTCGTCGCGCTGCAGGAGAAGATCGGCCTCGACGTGCTGGTGCACGGCGAGCCCGAGCGCAACGACATGGTCCAGTACTTCGCCGAGAACCTGGACGGCTTCGCCACCACCGAGCACGGCTGGGTGCAGTCCTACGGGTCGCGCTGCGTGCGCCCGCCGATCCTCCACTCCGACGTCTCCCGGCCGGAGCCGATCACGGTGGAGTGGGCGAGGTACGCACAGTCGCTGTCGGACAAGCCGGTCAAGGGCATGCTCACCGGCCCGGTGACGATCCTGGCCTGGTCGTTCGTGCGCGACGACCAGCCGCTCGGCGACACCGCGCGGCAGGTCGGGCTGGCGCTGCGCGACGAGGTGACCGACCTGGAGGCCGCGGGGCTGGCGATCATCCAGGTCGACGAGCCCGCGCTGCGCGAGCTGCTGCCGCTGCACGAGCTCGACCGCGAGGACTATCTGGCCTGGGCGGTGGACGCGTTCCGGATGGTCACCGGTGCGGTCGCCGACGCCACCCAGATCCACACCCACCTGTGCTACTCCGAGTTCGGCGAGGTGGTCGGCGCGATCGACGGCCTGGACGCGGACGTGACGACGGTCGAGGCGGCCCGGTCGCGGATGGAGGTGCTCGCCGAGCTCGGCCCGGGCGTGCCGCGTGCGCTCGGCCCGGGGATCTACGACGTGCACTCCCCGGAGGTGCCGAGCGAGGACGAGCTCGCCGGACAGCTCACGGCGGCGCGACAACACATCGGGGCGGACCGTCTGTGGGCCAACCCGGACTGCGGCCTGAAGACCCGCGGCGAGCCGGAGGTCGTCGCGGCCCTGACGAACCTGGTCGCCGCTGTGCACCGGGTCCGCGCCACGACCGCCTGA
- a CDS encoding zinc-ribbon domain-containing protein, translating to MLVIFGLSRKEWPLGLVALACMVCGHPGPQSLVRRRTRFTLFFVPVLPLRNRFETRCPVCGTGRQVARDEARRLGAAA from the coding sequence ATGCTCGTGATCTTCGGGCTGTCCCGCAAGGAGTGGCCGCTCGGGCTCGTCGCCCTCGCCTGCATGGTCTGCGGGCACCCCGGTCCGCAGTCCCTCGTCCGACGCCGGACGCGGTTCACGCTGTTCTTCGTCCCGGTCCTGCCGCTGCGCAACCGCTTCGAGACGCGCTGCCCCGTGTGCGGGACGGGGCGGCAGGTCGCCCGCGACGAGGCCCGGCGCCTCGGGGCCGCGGCCTGA
- a CDS encoding Fpg/Nei family DNA glycosylase produces MPEGHTVHRMARLQRKRYAGRPVEVSSPQRRFTTGAEIVDGRVLERVEAHGKHLFQVYGPDLVVHVHLGLWGRFGNRRLPLDPPRGAVRMRIVGETHYADLRGPSACELFDDVEVKALRARLGEDPLRDDADPDRVWARISRSRSPLATLLMDQSVIAGLGNVFRAETLFRTGLDPMLPGRELGRERFDALWADLSEMLREGERAGKIETLRPEHDPALLEPPDAGGVCASVVYAYRRTGQPCLVCGTPIARSEHRARNLFWCPGCQSR; encoded by the coding sequence ATGCCCGAAGGCCACACCGTGCACCGTATGGCCCGCCTGCAGCGGAAGCGCTACGCCGGACGTCCGGTGGAGGTCTCCAGCCCGCAGCGGCGCTTCACCACCGGCGCCGAGATCGTCGACGGCCGGGTCCTCGAACGCGTCGAGGCGCACGGCAAGCACCTGTTCCAGGTCTACGGCCCGGACCTCGTCGTGCACGTGCACCTGGGGCTGTGGGGCCGGTTCGGCAACCGGAGGCTCCCGCTCGACCCGCCGCGTGGCGCCGTCCGGATGCGGATCGTCGGCGAGACGCACTACGCGGACCTGCGCGGGCCGAGTGCCTGCGAGCTGTTCGACGACGTCGAGGTGAAGGCGCTGCGGGCCCGTCTCGGCGAGGACCCGCTGCGCGACGACGCCGACCCCGACCGCGTGTGGGCGAGGATCTCGAGGTCCCGCTCACCGCTGGCGACGCTGCTGATGGACCAGTCCGTGATCGCCGGGCTGGGCAACGTCTTCCGCGCCGAGACCCTGTTCCGGACCGGGCTGGACCCGATGCTGCCCGGCCGCGAGCTGGGCCGGGAACGCTTCGACGCGCTGTGGGCGGACCTGTCGGAGATGCTCCGCGAGGGCGAGCGGGCCGGGAAGATCGAGACGCTGCGCCCGGAGCACGACCCGGCGCTGCTCGAGCCGCCCGACGCCGGCGGGGTGTGCGCGAGCGTCGTCTACGCCTACCGGCGCACCGGGCAGCCGTGCCTGGTCTGCGGCACGCCGATCGCGCGTTCGGAGCACCGGGCCCGCAACCTGTTCTGGTGCCCGGGGTGCCAGTCCCGCTGA
- a CDS encoding threonine synthase, producing the protein MAAPSALPTTYSTLSHLECSRDGSRHDADVVQGTSPAGAPLLARYDLERAAATVSPADIATRAPDLWRYHELLPVRDPAHVVTLGEGMTPLLDLPRAGARLGVPGLRMKDEGLVPTGAFKARGAAVGISRAAELGVRAVAMPTNGNAGAAWASYAARAGMGSLIAMPVDAPEITRRECVVAGAELYLVDGLIGDAGKLVADAVRRRTGYQDTSTLREPYRIEGKKTMGYEIVEQLGWRAPDVILYPTGGGVGIIAIHKALQEMRELGWLTGPMPRLVAVQADGCAPIVDAFDAGLSESTAPADAHTIAFGITVPKALGDFLVLDAVRDTGGTAIAVSDDELLAAQHTLARDEGTWICPEGGACVAAVGQLRESGWLDGSEDVVVLNTGTGLIYPDTVAVDVPTLPVDGRIPGGDDA; encoded by the coding sequence GTGGCTGCTCCCTCCGCGCTCCCGACCACGTACTCGACGCTGTCGCACCTCGAGTGCTCCCGCGACGGCTCCCGGCACGACGCCGACGTCGTCCAGGGCACCTCACCGGCCGGTGCCCCGCTGCTGGCCCGCTACGACCTCGAACGTGCCGCCGCGACCGTCTCCCCCGCCGACATCGCGACCCGGGCACCCGACCTCTGGCGCTACCACGAGCTGCTGCCGGTCCGGGACCCCGCGCACGTCGTGACGCTCGGCGAGGGCATGACCCCGTTGCTCGACCTCCCCCGCGCCGGCGCCCGCCTCGGCGTCCCCGGTCTGCGGATGAAGGACGAGGGCCTCGTCCCGACCGGCGCGTTCAAGGCCCGCGGCGCCGCCGTCGGGATCTCCCGGGCCGCCGAGCTCGGGGTACGCGCGGTCGCGATGCCCACCAACGGCAACGCCGGCGCCGCCTGGGCGTCCTACGCGGCGCGGGCCGGCATGGGGTCGCTGATCGCGATGCCGGTCGACGCACCGGAGATCACCCGCCGCGAGTGCGTCGTCGCCGGCGCCGAGCTCTACCTGGTCGACGGCCTGATCGGCGACGCCGGGAAGCTCGTCGCGGACGCCGTGCGCCGCCGCACCGGCTATCAGGACACCTCGACGCTGCGCGAGCCGTACCGCATCGAGGGCAAGAAGACGATGGGCTACGAGATCGTCGAGCAGCTCGGCTGGCGCGCCCCGGACGTCATCCTCTACCCGACCGGCGGCGGGGTCGGGATCATCGCGATCCACAAGGCGCTGCAGGAGATGCGGGAGCTGGGCTGGCTGACTGGGCCGATGCCGCGCCTGGTCGCGGTGCAGGCCGACGGCTGCGCCCCGATCGTCGACGCGTTCGACGCCGGGCTGTCGGAGTCCACCGCGCCCGCCGACGCGCACACGATCGCGTTCGGGATCACCGTCCCGAAGGCGCTGGGCGACTTCCTGGTGCTCGACGCCGTCCGCGACACCGGCGGCACCGCGATCGCGGTCTCCGACGACGAGCTGCTCGCCGCCCAGCACACCCTGGCCCGCGACGAGGGCACGTGGATCTGCCCGGAGGGCGGGGCGTGCGTGGCCGCGGTCGGGCAGCTGCGGGAGTCGGGCTGGCTCGACGGGTCGGAGGACGTCGTCGTGCTCAACACCGGCACCGGTCTGATCTACCCGGACACCGTCGCCGTGGACGTCCCGACACTGCCGGTCGACGGCCGGATCCCGGGCGGGGACGACGCGTGA
- a CDS encoding molybdopterin oxidoreductase family protein, translated as MSDRISDIWGTRTPVGRDMPWPVRVDSRLDDGVTEADVDHWVQSACLLCSNGCGADIAVADGRMVGVRGRAADVVNHGRLGPKGLYGSCRASTSADRLTRPLVRGNGELVETDWDTAMGRIVDRSRRLLAERGPTSHGFYGSGQMFLEEYYTLGVIGKAGIGTPHMDGNTRMCTATAAAAMKESFGSDGQPGTYTDIESCDAVFLFGHNMAETQTVLWSRILDRIEGPQPPVVVAVDPRTTPVTEAAERTGGVHLAPLPGTNLPLVNGMVRELVAQGWIDRAYVDAHTLGFDDLVATVEPYTPERVAQLCRVPADDLRRAVRIFGTSERVLSTVLQGFYQSHQATASACAVNNLHLLRGMLGRPGAGVLQMNGQPTAQNAREAGTNGDLPGFRNWDNPDHIDQLAALWNVDASFIPHDGPPTHAMEIFRLAEAGDIAFLWIAATNPAVSLPELPRIREILAREDLFVIVQDGFLTETAQFADVVLPAAMWGEKQGTFTNVNRVVHLSEKAVEPPGEARSDLDIFLDYGTRMDFRDRDGAPLIGWSTPEGAFDAWRECSRGRLCDYSGLSYDALRGGSGIPWPCTDEQPAGVNRLYADGVFATDPDVCETYGHDLVTGEAVSRQDYLASPPHGRAFLRACEHVAPPESPDPDFPFALTTGRTAYQFHTRTKTGRSPQLNRAAPDGWAELSVADAALLGVGEGDRVRVQTRRGAVEVPARVGRGRDGVVFLPFHYGWWDDGDGRTPTGHAANETTLSAWDPVSKQPLFKIGSARVTRIDVADGPSPAPTTTASAPADRRGVPATRGGTDSATREQIRVAEPPPAPPTPEHTPNTGPRPALR; from the coding sequence GTGTCCGACCGCATCAGCGACATCTGGGGGACGCGCACCCCCGTCGGCCGTGACATGCCGTGGCCGGTCCGCGTCGACTCGCGGCTCGACGACGGCGTCACCGAGGCCGACGTCGACCACTGGGTGCAGTCGGCGTGCCTGTTGTGCAGCAACGGGTGCGGGGCCGACATCGCCGTCGCCGACGGGAGGATGGTCGGGGTGCGGGGCCGCGCGGCCGACGTAGTCAACCACGGACGTCTCGGCCCGAAGGGGCTCTACGGCTCGTGCCGGGCGTCGACCTCGGCCGACCGTCTGACCCGCCCGCTCGTCCGGGGGAACGGTGAGCTGGTCGAGACCGACTGGGACACCGCGATGGGCCGGATCGTGGACCGCTCGCGCCGGCTGCTCGCCGAGCGCGGCCCGACATCGCACGGCTTCTACGGCAGCGGCCAGATGTTCCTCGAGGAGTACTACACGCTCGGCGTGATCGGGAAGGCCGGCATCGGTACGCCGCACATGGACGGCAACACCCGGATGTGCACCGCGACCGCCGCGGCGGCGATGAAGGAGTCCTTCGGCTCCGACGGCCAGCCCGGCACCTACACCGACATCGAGTCCTGCGACGCGGTCTTCCTGTTCGGGCACAACATGGCCGAGACGCAGACCGTGCTGTGGAGCCGGATCCTGGACCGGATCGAGGGGCCGCAGCCACCCGTCGTCGTCGCCGTCGACCCGCGCACGACGCCGGTCACCGAGGCCGCCGAGCGCACCGGGGGAGTGCATCTGGCCCCGCTGCCGGGCACGAACCTCCCGCTGGTCAACGGCATGGTCCGCGAGCTCGTCGCGCAGGGGTGGATCGACCGCGCCTACGTCGACGCGCACACCCTGGGCTTCGACGACCTCGTCGCCACCGTCGAGCCCTACACCCCGGAGCGGGTCGCGCAGCTCTGCCGGGTCCCGGCCGACGACCTGCGCCGCGCCGTCCGGATCTTCGGCACGTCCGAGAGGGTGCTGTCCACGGTGCTGCAGGGCTTCTACCAGTCCCACCAGGCCACCGCGTCGGCGTGCGCGGTGAACAACCTGCACCTGCTGCGCGGCATGCTCGGACGCCCCGGCGCCGGGGTGCTGCAGATGAACGGCCAGCCCACCGCGCAGAACGCCCGCGAGGCCGGCACGAACGGCGACCTGCCGGGCTTCCGGAACTGGGACAACCCCGACCACATCGACCAGCTCGCCGCCCTGTGGAACGTCGACGCCTCGTTCATCCCGCACGACGGGCCGCCGACGCACGCGATGGAAATCTTCCGCCTGGCCGAGGCCGGGGACATCGCCTTCCTCTGGATCGCCGCGACGAACCCGGCCGTGTCGTTGCCCGAGCTGCCGCGGATCCGCGAGATCCTCGCCCGCGAGGACCTGTTCGTGATCGTGCAGGACGGGTTCCTGACCGAGACCGCGCAGTTCGCCGACGTCGTCCTGCCGGCCGCGATGTGGGGCGAGAAGCAGGGCACGTTCACCAACGTCAACCGGGTCGTGCACCTGTCGGAGAAGGCCGTCGAGCCACCCGGTGAGGCGCGCAGCGACCTCGACATCTTTCTCGACTACGGCACCCGGATGGACTTCCGCGACCGCGACGGCGCCCCGCTGATCGGCTGGTCCACGCCGGAGGGCGCGTTCGACGCCTGGCGCGAGTGCAGCCGCGGGCGGCTCTGCGACTACTCGGGGCTGTCCTACGACGCGCTGCGCGGCGGCAGCGGGATCCCGTGGCCGTGCACCGACGAGCAGCCGGCGGGGGTGAACCGGCTCTACGCCGACGGGGTGTTCGCCACCGACCCCGACGTCTGCGAGACCTACGGCCACGACCTGGTCACCGGCGAGGCCGTGTCGCGGCAGGACTACCTCGCCTCGCCGCCGCACGGCCGGGCCTTCCTGCGGGCGTGCGAGCACGTCGCGCCGCCCGAGTCACCGGACCCGGACTTCCCGTTCGCGCTCACCACCGGCCGGACCGCCTACCAGTTCCACACCCGCACCAAGACCGGACGCTCGCCGCAGCTCAACCGCGCGGCACCGGACGGCTGGGCGGAGCTCTCGGTCGCCGACGCCGCACTGCTCGGCGTCGGTGAGGGCGACCGGGTGCGGGTCCAGACGCGCCGCGGCGCCGTCGAGGTCCCGGCCCGGGTCGGGCGCGGCCGCGACGGGGTGGTGTTCCTCCCGTTCCACTACGGCTGGTGGGACGACGGCGACGGGCGCACCCCGACCGGGCACGCGGCCAACGAGACGACGCTCTCGGCGTGGGACCCGGTCTCGAAGCAGCCGCTGTTCAAGATCGGCTCGGCGCGGGTGACCCGGATCGACGTCGCCGACGGGCCGTCGCCGGCACCGACCACGACGGCCTCGGCCCCGGCCGACCGTCGCGGCGTCCCGGCGACCCGGGGCGGGACCGACAGCGCGACCCGGGAGCAGATCCGCGTCGCGGAACCGCCGCCCGCGCCGCCGACCCCGGAGCACACCCCCAACACCGGCCCGCGCCCCGCGCTGCGCTGA
- a CDS encoding AbgT family transporter, with protein sequence MSAPEQGERPGGVIGLIERVGNRVPHPFYLFWYLLIVVGAASAVLTATGATAQLPGAPTAEPVRNILSVSGLQHLLTTMVDNFIGFPPLGVVLTVLLGVGVAERTGFLRAVVAATLARVPARLMPFAVVYVAGQGHFMGDAAMVILPPLAALAFRSVGRHPVAGAIGAFAATAVGYGSGLIVGALDANLAALSERVLPPGTPPGVETSVLMNYYIQVVAALILPAVVGWILVRFVEPGLAPYRPEDDSGSPDDEPDATVTPMQRRALRIALLATTGFVLVVLAGWLVPDGPLQGDDGALIDSPFFDALVPLIMMSFLVVGITYGALTGVITRAADVPGLMAQALTPMLGFVVIAFSAGQFIEMFSWSRVGTWLAVEGSAGLRSAGLDGFPALMIALVLCSVLAMLIFSGASLWAVLAPVLIPVFVGLGLHPAVIQATYRIGDSITNPISPLNPYLYVLLSTTQRYDSRFTLGMLFSRMALFVVPVTVLWVGILALFFFTGTPMGPGTTIGIGG encoded by the coding sequence GTGAGCGCCCCGGAGCAGGGCGAACGGCCCGGCGGTGTGATCGGGCTGATCGAACGCGTCGGCAACCGCGTCCCACATCCGTTCTACCTGTTCTGGTACCTGCTGATCGTCGTCGGCGCAGCGAGCGCGGTGCTCACCGCGACCGGCGCCACCGCACAGCTGCCCGGCGCCCCCACCGCCGAGCCGGTGCGCAACATCCTGTCCGTGAGCGGGCTGCAGCACCTGCTCACGACGATGGTCGACAACTTCATCGGGTTCCCACCGCTGGGTGTCGTCCTGACGGTGCTGCTCGGCGTCGGTGTGGCCGAGCGGACCGGGTTCCTGCGCGCGGTCGTCGCCGCGACCCTGGCGCGGGTGCCGGCCCGGCTGATGCCGTTCGCCGTCGTCTACGTCGCCGGGCAGGGCCACTTCATGGGCGACGCGGCGATGGTCATCCTGCCGCCGCTGGCCGCGCTGGCGTTCCGCTCGGTCGGGCGGCACCCGGTGGCCGGGGCGATCGGCGCGTTCGCGGCGACGGCGGTCGGCTACGGCTCCGGGCTGATCGTGGGCGCGCTGGACGCGAACCTCGCCGCCCTGTCGGAGCGGGTGCTCCCGCCGGGGACGCCGCCCGGGGTGGAGACCTCGGTGCTGATGAACTACTACATCCAGGTCGTCGCGGCGCTGATCCTCCCGGCCGTCGTCGGCTGGATACTCGTCCGCTTCGTCGAGCCCGGTCTGGCGCCGTACCGACCGGAAGACGATTCCGGCTCCCCGGACGACGAACCCGACGCCACCGTCACCCCCATGCAGCGCCGGGCCCTGCGGATCGCCCTGCTGGCGACGACCGGGTTCGTCCTCGTCGTGCTGGCCGGATGGCTGGTCCCCGACGGGCCGCTGCAGGGCGACGACGGCGCGCTGATCGACTCCCCGTTCTTCGACGCCCTCGTCCCGCTGATCATGATGAGCTTCCTGGTCGTGGGCATCACCTACGGCGCGCTCACCGGCGTGATCACCCGGGCCGCCGACGTGCCGGGCCTGATGGCGCAGGCGCTGACCCCGATGCTGGGGTTCGTCGTGATCGCGTTCTCGGCCGGGCAGTTCATCGAGATGTTCTCCTGGAGCCGGGTCGGGACGTGGCTCGCGGTGGAGGGCTCGGCCGGGTTGCGGTCGGCGGGCCTGGACGGGTTCCCGGCCCTGATGATCGCGCTCGTGCTGTGCTCGGTTCTGGCGATGCTGATCTTCTCCGGCGCCTCGCTGTGGGCGGTGCTGGCGCCGGTGCTGATCCCGGTGTTCGTCGGGCTCGGACTGCACCCGGCCGTCATCCAGGCGACCTACCGGATCGGTGACTCGATCACCAACCCGATCTCGCCGCTGAACCCCTACCTCTACGTGCTGCTGTCCACGACCCAGCGCTACGACAGCCGGTTCACCCTGGGCATGCTGTTCTCCCGGATGGCCCTGTTCGTGGTGCCGGTGACGGTGCTGTGGGTCGGCATCCTGGCGTTGTTCTTCTTCACCGGGACGCCGATGGGCCCAGGCACGACGATCGGCATCGGCGGGTAG